CCTGAACGTACCATTTGTTTTACATTCTCAGCTCGATATTTCTCTTGAAAACCATTCATTTTTAAATATGAATTCAGTTTTTTATCTGATAAGGCTAAAAACTCATCAACTGACATCGTTTTAAAGTCCTCTTTTGATAACGCATTCGTTGACGACTTTTTCTTACCTTCTTGTTTTCTTCTAAACTGACTATCATGAGAGGCATATACTGTATTCTCATCAAAAACCGCTAAACCAATTCTACCTACTCCTTCTCCTTGAGGAAATCCGCTGTTATCAGATATTTTTTTCCATGAATTTCCTCCATCTTCCGATTTATAAATCGCAGAGTTTTTTCCGTTTCCAGTAAAATTCCATGCTTTACGATCTCTTTCCCAAGAAGCCGCATATAAAACATTAAAATTATTTGGAGCTGGCTGAATATCAATAATTCCAGTGTCATCATTTATAAATAACACTCGCTTCCATGATTTCCCTCCATCGGTTGTTTTATAAATTCCTCTTTCGTTATTTGGTGAGTATAAATGACCTAATGCTCCTACAATAACTTCATTTGGATTATTTGGATTAATTAAAACTCTACCAATATGATGAGAATCGTACAATCCAACATTTTCCCAGTTTTTTCCTCCATCTGTAGATTTTAAAATTCCAATTCCAGCGTATGAAGATCTTGATGAATTGTTTTCTCCTGTTCCAACCCAAATGGTATTATTCTTCCAATCCACAGCAATATCTCCGATGTTTTGCGTATCGGTGTTATCCATTACCGGTGTAAAAGTATTTCCGTTATTCTTTGTATGCCATAATCCACCTGAAGCATAGGCTACATAAAATTCATTTGTATTTATAGGATTTACATCAATATCCACAACTCTTCCGCTCATTACAGTTGGTCCAATATTGGTAAAAGGAATATTCTTTACTAATGAATTTTTTACCATTGTTCTCTTTTTAGCTAAAGCTTGTTTGACTTTATCTGCAGATGTTGGATTTTGTTGGCTGTAAACTGAAACTCCTAAAAGTAATAGAAGTACAAGGATTTTTCTCATTTGGTTTGATTTATAAAGTAGTATCAAAAATAAAAAATAAATATTCTGTCGTCTATTAATAATTATTTTTAACATGTCTGATTCATTTCATATTTTAGTTAGATTTGTAAAAAAAGCCATATGAACATTTTTATTCTTTCTGTCGGTGAACATGTTTATTCCACAAAACGTTTGTATGATGAAGCCGTCAAAAGAGGTCATGATGTGAGTATTATCAATCACATGAAATGTTCTATTAAATTAAGTGGAGGAAAACGAGAAATTGTTTACTACGGTGAAAATATAATTGACGAACCGGATATTATTATTCCTAGAATTGGTGCCTCTGCAACAAGACATGGAGCTGCAGTAGTAAAAGAATTTGAAATGAATGATGTGTTCAGTTCTGCTCGTTCCTTAGGAATCATTAGAGCGCAAAATAAAGTTCGCACACTACAAATTATGAATCGTAAAGGAATTCCTATTCCCGACACTTTATTTTCTGTAAATCCTGAAAACATTAAAGAACAAATTGAATTACTAGGTGGTGCACCGGTAATTATAAAACTACAAGAAGGAACTCAAGGAATGGGTGTAATGTTGGCTGAAAGTAAAAAGTCAGCCAAATCAATTATTGATACATTCTACAGAATGAATATGCATATTTTACTTCAGGAATTTATTAAAGAAAGTAATAGTGAAGATATTCGAGTAATTGTAGCTGGAGATAAGGTGATTACAGCAATGAAACGTAAAGGTTTAGATGACGATTTCAGATCTAATATTCATAGAGGCGGTTCAGGTTCAAAAGTTGAATTGACCAATAAAGAGAAAAACATGGCAATAAAAGCTGCAAACTATTTAGGCTTGCCCATTGCCGGTGTTGACTTAATTAGATCAAAAAGAGGTCCTTTACTTATCGAAGTAAATTCAACTCCAGGTTTACAAGGAATAGAGGCGTACACAAAGGTTAATGTGGCTGAAAGAATTATTAAATACTTAGAGAAGAAATGTTCGATACAAAATTCAAGAACGAGGAGATAAGCATAAGAAGTGAGAAAATTGGTCTAGGTGAATCTAAATTGATTAAAATTCCCGTAGATAGATTACCCACAGGAACTCTCATAGAAATTCCAGTATATGTATTTAATGGTAAAGAATTAGGTCCGACAGTACTTTTACAAGGAGGATTACATGGTGACGAAACAAATAGCATTGAACTTGTTCGAAGAATGCTAATTGATAAATCTTATAAAATTCATAAAGGCTGTGTAATTGTTGTTCCCTTGTTAAATATTTTCGGATTCTTGAGTTTTTCAAGAGAACTGCACGGAAAAGATGTTAATCGAAGTTTCCCAGGATCGAGAAGAGGATCTTTAGCAAGCAGACTTGCGTATTATTTAATGAAAGAAATTACAAAGAATGTAGATTTTGCAATAGATTATCACACAGGTGGAGCGCAAAGAAGTAATTTCCCTCAAATTCGATATACTCCACAAGATGAAAGAGGTAGAAAATTAGCCGATATTTTTAATTCACCTTTTGTATTCCCTTCTAAAGCAATTCCAAAGTCATTCCGAAATGAGTGTTTTAAACATGATATTCCAGTGATTGTTTATGAAGGAGGAGAATCTTTAAGATTAGATGAACATGCCATAAACGAAGGAATCTACGGTACTTTAAGAATTTTGAGACACTTTAAAATGATAAGTGATACTGTTGAAATTCCAGAGAATAATTCTTCTATTTCCATTGAAAAACGAAGCTGGATTCGTGCCAAAGCTGCAGGAATATTCAATTCAAAAGTTGAAAACGGAGCAGCAATTTTAAAAGGAGATGTTCTTGGATTTATAATGGATACCTATGGTGAAACTAAGTTTGCTGTTAAGGCTCCAAAAGATGGATATATCATTGCAAAAAACAATTTTCCCGTTGTAAATTTAGGAGACGCTCTTTTCCATGTAGGCTACTAAATTTGTGTTATTAGTTGATTTTTTGTTAATTTATTGTCTAATTAACAAATTTTAAATCAAATAATTATGGAATTAATTGTTAGCTTACTTACAGGTGCCTTAGGTGGAAATATTGCTGGAGCTTTATTAAAAAAATACTCAATGGGTACTTTATGGAATTCTGTTGTTGGAATTCTGGGAGGTGGTCTTGGTAGTCATTTACTAGGAATGCTAGGTTTAGATCTTGGAGGATTACTTGGTAGCATTGCTGGAGGAACAGCTGGAGGTGGAGTTTTAATGGCAATTATTGGTATTATAAAAGGAGCAATGAAAAAATAACATTTCACTAGAATAGATTATAAAAGCGCCTAAAACTAATTTAGGTGCTTTTTTCATTTACAAGAGGTATAAACAGTACCTTTGTGATCGATAAAGAAATAAACTTAATTTATTTCTACACACATATTTATGACATTTGAATCGTTAGGATTAAAAAAAGAGCTTTTAAAAGCAATTGAAGAAAAAGGATATACAACTCCATCCCCAATACAAGAAAAAGCAATCCCAGTAATTTTAAAAGGAAATGATGTACTTGCCTCAGCTCAAACCGGAACTGGTAAAACAGCAGGATTCACATTACCTATTTTACAAATAATAACAGACACCAAGAATCCAAAGTTCCGCCCTATTCGAGCGCTTATATTAACACCAACAAGAGAATTAGCCTCTCAAATTTATGACAACGTAAGAGATTACAGTAAACATGTCAATATAAAATCCACCGTAATATTCGGCGGTGTAAACCCTAAAAAACAGATTGCTGCCATTCGAAATGGAGTTGATGTTTTAGTTGCTACACCAGGAAGACTTTTAGATTTGCATGATCAAAAAGCATTGTCTTTAAAACGAGTTGATATCCTCATTCTTGATGAAGCGGATAGAATGCTAGATATGGGATTTGTTAGAGATATTAAAAAAATAATTGCTCTTCTGCCAAACCAAAGACAAAACTTACTTTTCTCGGCTACTTTTTCAAAAGAAATCAAAAAACTAGCTCAAGGAATTTTAACCAATCCTTCCTTAGTTGAAGCTGCTCCAGAAAATACAACTGCGGAAATGGTAACACAAAAGATTTATCGTGTTCCAAAAAGTAGAAAGGCTGCAATGGTTATTGAATTGATTTCAAAAGGCAACTGGGATCAAGTACTAATTTTCACAAGAACCAAACATGGTGCGAATAGGTTAGCTGAGAAACTCCAAAAGAAAGATATTTCTTCAGCCGCTATACATGGAAATAAAAGTCAAAGCGCACGTACAAAAGCTTTAAAAGGATTTAAAGAAAATAGCATTCGTGTTTTAGTTGCTACTGATATTGCCGCACGAGGCATAGATATTCCACTATTACCACATGTTATCAATTATGAACTGCCTAATATTCCTGAAGATTATGTACACAGGATAGGAAGAACTGGTAGAGCTGGTGCAAGTGGAGAAGCAATTTCTCTAGTCAGTAGAGAAGAATTAGAATATGTAAAGAGCATAGAAAAGTTATTACAGCAAAAGCTCAAAATTGTTGAATTAGAAGGTTTCGATCTTACGCCTACTGAACAATCTCAACAAAATAGGTCTTCCACTAAAAAACCTAAATCATCTCAAAGTAATAAACCTAAAAGAAACTTTAGTCGTAAAAAGAAAACTAACGATACTAAAGAAAACAACCCTAAATCAACTAAAAACAGACGAAATAATAATAAGAGAAGGTTTAAAAAGGGACCAAGAAAAGATAACGGATAATCTTTTTACGTTAATAAAGGATAATTCAATGTAAAGGAATATATCTTAATTTGTATTATGAATTTAGAGAAATATCTAAAACATATTATTGATAATCCTTCTTTGGATCAAGAATTACCAGAGGTAATTAATGCCTTCGAAAAAACCACACTAAAAAAAAATGATTTTTTCGTGAAGGAAGGTGCGGTATGCAATCATTTCTGCTTTGTAGAGAGTGGAGTTTTACAGCATGCAATTCTTCTAAACGGAGAAGAAAAAACAACATATTTAGCATTAAAAAACTCCTGTACTGTTGCACTTAAAAGCTTTTTAAATCAAAAACCATCTAGAAAAAGCATCAAAGCGTTAAGTGATTGTACTTTGTGGATTATATCTGCGGATAATTTCAAAGACTTACTTAAGAATAATGAAGCATTTTTCATGTTTTATCATAAGCTCATCGAAAATCAAATTTTTAGAATCGATGACTATAGAATAGACTTGCTTACTCTATCACCAGAAGAACGATATCAAAAATTACTTCATAACGATCCTCAACTTTTACAAAGTATTCCTCTTCATTATTTAGCTTCCTTCTTAGGAATTTCTACAAGACATATGAGTAGAATCCGTAAAAACATAAAATAACGCCATTTGGCTACTTTGAGTACAGATTTCTTTAATTACATTTGGAAATACAAACACGTAAATGCCAAATTGAAATGAAATATTTACCAATAAACAAACAACTTTTCATAAAGAATAGAAAAAACTTTATGGCTCAAATGAAGCCAAACAGTTTAGCTGTATTTAATTCTAATGATATTTATCCTGTAAGTGCAGATTCTACACTTCCTTTTGAACAGCACAGAGATATTTTCTTTTTAAGTGGAGTAGATCAGGAAGAAAGTATTTTAGTGGTTTTTCCAGATTGTCCTAAAGAAAACTTAAGAGAAGTATTATTCTTAAGAGAAACTAATGAGCATATTGCGGTTTGGGAAGGTGAAAAGCTAACGAAAGAAAAAGCTTTTGAAACTAGCGGAGTAAAAACTGTTTTTTGGTTACAAGATTTAGAGAAAGTATTGGCGGAAATGATGGCGTATGCAGATACTGTTTACATCAATACAAATGAGCATTATCGTGCAAATATTGAAACAGAAACCAGAGAAGCACGTTTTACAAAATGGTTACTAAATAAATACCCAGCACATTCTGTTGCTAAGAGTAATCCTATTTTACAACGTCTGCGTTCTGTAAAAGATCAAATCGAATTAGATTTAATTCAAAAAGCTTGTGATATAACGGAGAAAGGTTTCAGAAGAATCTTAAACTTCGTACAACCTGATGTTTGGGAATATGAAATTGAAGCGGAGTTTTCTCATGAATTCTTAAGAAATCGTTCTAAAGGATTTGCTTATACTCCAATTATTGCTAGTGGTAGTAATGCCAATGTTTTACACTACATAGAAAATAACCAACAATGTAAAGCTGGTGAATTAATTTTACTAGATGTTGGTGCTGAATATGCAAATTATTCAAGTGATATGAGTAGAACAATTCCTGTTTCTGGACGATTTACGTATCGTCAAAGAGATGTGTATAATGCTGTAAATCGAGTTAAAAAGGATGCTACTAAAATGTTAGTTCCTGGTGCAGATTGGACAGAATATCATAAAGAGGTTGGGAAATTAATGACTTCTGAGTTGCTTGGTTTAGGATTATTAGACAAAGCCGATGTTCAAAATGAAAATCCAGATTGGCCTGCATATAAAAAGTACTTTATGCACGGAACTTCTCACCATATGGGATTAGATACGCATGATTACGGATTATTACACGAACCGATGCAAGCGAACATGGTGTTTACTGTTGAACCAGGAATTTACTTGCCAGATGAAGGATTTGGAATTCGTTTAGAAGACGATGTTGTAATCCAAGATAACGCAGAGCCATTCAACCTAATGCGAAACATTCCAATCGAAGCAGAAGAAATTGAAGATATTATGAACAAATCATAACTTATGAAAATCCCGTTAAAACGGGATTTTTTTTGATCTAGTTCCAACCCTATATAGAAAATCTGATTTTAAAATAATTTCATACTTTTACCAAAATTGCACACTGAAAATCAAATTGCTATATATTCATGTCAACACATTTTGAACTGAACAATATCTTATTTTTAGATATTGAAACGGTTCCTCAATATGAACATTGGAATGATGTTCCTGAGGAAACCCAACATTTATTTGAACTGAAAACTCAGTATCAACGAAAAGATGAATTCACACCAAAACAGTTTTACGAACGCGCCGGAATTTGGGCTGAGTTCGGAAAAATTATCTGTATTTCTGTTGGTTATTTTGTAGAAAAAGAAAATGATTATCAACTTCGAGTTACCTCTTTTGCAGGAGAAAATGAAAAAGATCTGCTTCTTGACTTTAAGGAATTACTGGATGTTCATTTCAATAAGAAAAAACATTTGTTATGCGCCCACAATGGTAAGGAATTCGACTTTCCTTTCATTGCTCGGAGAATGCTAATTAATGGAATCCAATTGCCTGAAAAGTTAAATCTTTTCCGCAAAAAACCATGGGAAGTTCCACATTTAGACACCATGGAATTATGGAAATTCGGAGATTACAAGCATTTTACTTCATTGAGTTTATTAACTCATATTTTCGGTATACCTTCTCCTAAACAAGATATCGATGGAAGTGAAGTTGCGAGTGTTTATTATCAGGACAAAGATATTCCTAGAATTATTCGGTATTGCGAAAATGACACAATTGCTGTAGCACAACTGCTTCTTAAATTCAATAATTTGCCTATTTTAGAAAAGAAAAACATTCTGCAAGTCAGTTTACAACTAGAAAATAGTTGAAAAACACTTCAAGAAGAATAACTAAAACCCTCACAATAAGCAATGGAGCAAAAATATCTAGTCGCTTTCGATCAAGGTACAACAAGTACACGAACAATTATTTTCGATAAAAAAGGACAAATAAAAGCGATTGCTCAAAAAGAATTAACGCAGCATTATCCTAAATCTGGTTGGGTTGAACACGATCCTGTTGAGATTTTTAATGATCAACAAGCAACTTTTCATGAAGCTGTTAAAAAATCAGGAATTCAACCTTCAGAAATTGCAGCCGTAGGAATCACCAATCAACGTGAAACTACAGTAGTTTGGGATAAAGAAACAGGAGAACCTGTTCATAATGCAATTGTTTGGCTAGATAAGCGAACTACAGCTATTTGTGAAGATTTAAAAAATCGTGGATTATCAAATTATGTTCGAGAACATACTGGTTTGGTCATCGACTCTTATTTTTCTGCTACAAAATTAAAATGGATACTAGATAATGTTGATGGTGTTAAAGAAAAAGCTGCGGTTGGTAAGCTTTGCTTTGGAACTATCGATAGCTGGTTGATTTATAAATTTACCAATCATCAAAAACATGTTACGGATCACAGTAATGCATCTCGTACCATGATTTACGATATCAAGAATTTAAGTTGGGACGATACTTTACTCAAGGCTTTAGAAATTCCGACTTCTTTACTACCTAAAGTACAGACATCATCTTCACATTTTGGAGATATTAATTTTGAAGGAAATACAATTCCAATCTATGGTGTTGCGGGAGATCAACAAGCTTCTTTATTTGGACAAGGTGGTTTCAAATCTGGAATCGCTAAAAATACGTACGGAACAGGATGTTTCATGCTATTAAACACGGGAACAAAACAAGTTCAATCAGAAAGTGGTTTACTAACCACCTTAACGTGTAGTCTAGAATCAGAACCTGTTCAATATGCATTGGAAGGAAGTGTTTTCGTTGGTGGAGCCTCAATTCAGTGGTTACGAGATCGAATGAAATTAATTGATAATGCTGCCGATACAGAAGCCATTTGTAATAGTATTCCACCGTTAAAAAATATTTATGTTGTTCCTGCTTTTGCTGGTTTAGGTGCTCCGTATTGGGATGCAGAAGCTAAAGGTAGTATTTATGGAATGACGTTAGATACTGGAAAAGAGGAAATTATTAAAGCTACTGTTGAAGCTTTAGCGTATCAAACCAAAGATGTAATTACTGCTATGATTAAAGATAGTGGTAAAGAAATGATAACACTAAAAGTTGATGGTGGAGCAAGTGCAAACAACTATTTAATGCAATTTCAATCCGACATTTTAAATGTTGCTGTTGATCGACCAAAAATGATTGAAGTTACTGCTTTTGGAGCCGCATTATTAGCTGGAATAAAAGCTGGTGTTTGGACTAAAGAAGATATTGAAACCATTAGAGAAGTTGATACTATTTTTACCACCAAAATGAAACCTAAGGTTCGTAAGAAAAAGTATAAAGGTTGGTTAAAAGCTATTGAAAAAACACAAACGTCTAAGAAGAAAAAATTAAAACCTCAACCTGTTCGTTTTTCAGTTTTAGATCGTGATAAGCACCTTAAAAAATTAAAATCAGAAACTTTTGATTTGCTCGTTATTGGCGGAGGAATTACAGGAGCTGGAATTGCATTAGATGCATCTTCTAGAGGAATGAAAGTTTGCTTGGTTGAAAAAAACGATTTTGCTTCTGGAACTAGCAATAAATCAACAAAACTTATACATGGTGGACTTCGATACCTAAAGCAATTAGAAATTGGATTGGTAAGAGAATCTGGTTCAGAACGTGCAATTGTTCATAAACTAGCGCCGCATTTAGTAATTCCAGAAAAGATGTTGTTGCCTTTAATTGAAGGTGGAACTTATGGTAAAATGATGACTGCAATTGGTTTGAAGGTTTACGATTTATTGGCCAATGTTGGCGGAGATGATGCTCGAAGAATGCTGGATAAAAAAGAAACCATGGAAAAAGAGCCAATGTTAGATGAAAAAATAACATTGGGTAGTGGTTATTATGCAGAATACAGAACAGACGATGCCAGACTTACCATAGAAATTCTTAAAAAAGCCACGGAATTTGGTGCTACAGTAATTAATTATTGTGAAATGGAATCTTTCCTTTACAATAAAGAAGGAAAAATTGAAAATGTACAATGTGTCGACATCAATACTGGTAAAAAATTCAATGTAAAAGCGCGAAATTATGTTTCTGCTGCCGGACCTTGGGTTGATTTACTGAGAGAGAAAGACACCTCTATGAACAACAAACACTTGCATTTAACCAAAGGTGTTCATATTGTTTTTCCGCACGAGAAATTACCAATTAAACAGTCAGTTTATTTTGATGTACCTGATGGAAGAATGGTTTTTGCAATTCCAAGAGGAAGATGCACCTATGTTGGAACTACAGACACGAATTATTATGGTAGTTTGGATCGCGTAGTTGCTACTAAAGAAGATGCTGAGTATCTTTTAGAAGCAGTGAATAATACATTTCCCGATGTTGATTTGACCATCAAGGACATCGAATCGAATTGGGCCGGTTTACGACCTTTAATTCATGAAGAGGAAAAGGATCCTTCAGAACTATCAAGAAAAGACGAGATTTTCATCTCTAAAAGCGGATTGATATCTATTGCAGGAGGAAAACTCACTGGATATCGTAAAATGGCACATCGTGTTATTGATGCTGTTTTAAAAACCATGGATGAAAAAAGAAGAAATTCCTATAAAAAATCGCAAACGGAAAACATCTTGTTGGTAAATCCAAGTATGCATTCGGTTGAAGAAGTTGAGGCTTATCAACTAGAATTAGAAAAACAACTTTCTGATTTAGGAGTTAATGATGCTTACTATGCTTGGCACTTATGCACTACCTATGGTAAAAAAGCAAATACAATTCTGGAAAGAACTTCGTTTTTTGCTAGTGGAAGCATTGAGCAACGATTAATTCGTGCAGAATTATGGTACTGCATCAATTTTGAAATGACAAATAGTTTAGCTGATTTCTTTGTGAGACGTACTGGAAGGTTATATTTCAATATTGAAAGTATTTCTAAACATTTAGACATAATTATCAATGATTTTGTTCGCAGTTTAGACTGGGATGAAAATCGAGTTCATGAAGAAAAAACGTTATTGAACCAACTTTTAGCTGACGCAACAACCTATTACGATTCAGAGTTTTAATACTTACATCTTGTTTTTTTACCTAGTTGTAAGGATATTCTCTAGCTCAGAAGATTATAATTTTATAAATACTTAAAAGCTTTAAAGATCAAGCGCATTCTCATAAAGAATTGCGCTTTTCTTTTCTTCTGTTTTTAAGTATATTACAACTCAAATCAACCAACCATGAGCTCAAAAATCGATCTAACTTTCTTAAAACAATTATTCCCTAAAAATGGTAACTTCTTAAAAACCGTCTTTATTATTGCGCTTATTCTTTTAGGCAGTATCAGTTTTTATAAAACAACCAGCTTTTTTACAGTTCAAGCGGATGAAATGAATGGATATTTCCAGGATAAAGATTCTATTATTGAAAAAACAGTTTTCGCGTATCAATCGGATAAAAAGGAAATAAAACAATTAAAAGAACAGTTTGAAATTCTTTCATTGCTAAAAAAACCTCATTTAGTTACTGCTAAAAAATACGCATCTTTCAATTATTCGTTTTCAATTTTCTTAACCTTATTTCTAACCATTACAGCAATTTTAGGATTTATCATTGTAAAAATAGGTTGGGATAACGTTACTAGTTTTTATTTAAAAACAGCTTTTTTAATATCGTTCTTCTTCTCTTCTATCTTTGGAATTTTACCTAAAGTATTAGGGAATCAAGACAACATAAAAAATAACTTAACTAAATATAACTTCTACAACGGATTACAACTTGATGTGTATAGTTTAATCAATGATAATAAAGGTTACTTAGAGCGAAATACAACGCAATCTCTTGACAGTTTAAATCTGGAAATTTTAGCGATTACTCAAAATATTAAAGAAAATCAGGACTTGT
This genomic window from Tenacibaculum sp. 190524A05c contains:
- a CDS encoding 3'-5' exonuclease → MSTHFELNNILFLDIETVPQYEHWNDVPEETQHLFELKTQYQRKDEFTPKQFYERAGIWAEFGKIICISVGYFVEKENDYQLRVTSFAGENEKDLLLDFKELLDVHFNKKKHLLCAHNGKEFDFPFIARRMLINGIQLPEKLNLFRKKPWEVPHLDTMELWKFGDYKHFTSLSLLTHIFGIPSPKQDIDGSEVASVYYQDKDIPRIIRYCENDTIAVAQLLLKFNNLPILEKKNILQVSLQLENS
- a CDS encoding aminopeptidase P family protein; translated protein: MKYLPINKQLFIKNRKNFMAQMKPNSLAVFNSNDIYPVSADSTLPFEQHRDIFFLSGVDQEESILVVFPDCPKENLREVLFLRETNEHIAVWEGEKLTKEKAFETSGVKTVFWLQDLEKVLAEMMAYADTVYINTNEHYRANIETETREARFTKWLLNKYPAHSVAKSNPILQRLRSVKDQIELDLIQKACDITEKGFRRILNFVQPDVWEYEIEAEFSHEFLRNRSKGFAYTPIIASGSNANVLHYIENNQQCKAGELILLDVGAEYANYSSDMSRTIPVSGRFTYRQRDVYNAVNRVKKDATKMLVPGADWTEYHKEVGKLMTSELLGLGLLDKADVQNENPDWPAYKKYFMHGTSHHMGLDTHDYGLLHEPMQANMVFTVEPGIYLPDEGFGIRLEDDVVIQDNAEPFNLMRNIPIEAEEIEDIMNKS
- a CDS encoding succinylglutamate desuccinylase/aspartoacylase family protein, producing the protein MFDTKFKNEEISIRSEKIGLGESKLIKIPVDRLPTGTLIEIPVYVFNGKELGPTVLLQGGLHGDETNSIELVRRMLIDKSYKIHKGCVIVVPLLNIFGFLSFSRELHGKDVNRSFPGSRRGSLASRLAYYLMKEITKNVDFAIDYHTGGAQRSNFPQIRYTPQDERGRKLADIFNSPFVFPSKAIPKSFRNECFKHDIPVIVYEGGESLRLDEHAINEGIYGTLRILRHFKMISDTVEIPENNSSISIEKRSWIRAKAAGIFNSKVENGAAILKGDVLGFIMDTYGETKFAVKAPKDGYIIAKNNFPVVNLGDALFHVGY
- a CDS encoding Crp/Fnr family transcriptional regulator, which gives rise to MNLEKYLKHIIDNPSLDQELPEVINAFEKTTLKKNDFFVKEGAVCNHFCFVESGVLQHAILLNGEEKTTYLALKNSCTVALKSFLNQKPSRKSIKALSDCTLWIISADNFKDLLKNNEAFFMFYHKLIENQIFRIDDYRIDLLTLSPEERYQKLLHNDPQLLQSIPLHYLASFLGISTRHMSRIRKNIK
- the glpK gene encoding glycerol kinase GlpK, with the translated sequence MEQKYLVAFDQGTTSTRTIIFDKKGQIKAIAQKELTQHYPKSGWVEHDPVEIFNDQQATFHEAVKKSGIQPSEIAAVGITNQRETTVVWDKETGEPVHNAIVWLDKRTTAICEDLKNRGLSNYVREHTGLVIDSYFSATKLKWILDNVDGVKEKAAVGKLCFGTIDSWLIYKFTNHQKHVTDHSNASRTMIYDIKNLSWDDTLLKALEIPTSLLPKVQTSSSHFGDINFEGNTIPIYGVAGDQQASLFGQGGFKSGIAKNTYGTGCFMLLNTGTKQVQSESGLLTTLTCSLESEPVQYALEGSVFVGGASIQWLRDRMKLIDNAADTEAICNSIPPLKNIYVVPAFAGLGAPYWDAEAKGSIYGMTLDTGKEEIIKATVEALAYQTKDVITAMIKDSGKEMITLKVDGGASANNYLMQFQSDILNVAVDRPKMIEVTAFGAALLAGIKAGVWTKEDIETIREVDTIFTTKMKPKVRKKKYKGWLKAIEKTQTSKKKKLKPQPVRFSVLDRDKHLKKLKSETFDLLVIGGGITGAGIALDASSRGMKVCLVEKNDFASGTSNKSTKLIHGGLRYLKQLEIGLVRESGSERAIVHKLAPHLVIPEKMLLPLIEGGTYGKMMTAIGLKVYDLLANVGGDDARRMLDKKETMEKEPMLDEKITLGSGYYAEYRTDDARLTIEILKKATEFGATVINYCEMESFLYNKEGKIENVQCVDINTGKKFNVKARNYVSAAGPWVDLLREKDTSMNNKHLHLTKGVHIVFPHEKLPIKQSVYFDVPDGRMVFAIPRGRCTYVGTTDTNYYGSLDRVVATKEDAEYLLEAVNNTFPDVDLTIKDIESNWAGLRPLIHEEEKDPSELSRKDEIFISKSGLISIAGGKLTGYRKMAHRVIDAVLKTMDEKRRNSYKKSQTENILLVNPSMHSVEEVEAYQLELEKQLSDLGVNDAYYAWHLCTTYGKKANTILERTSFFASGSIEQRLIRAELWYCINFEMTNSLADFFVRRTGRLYFNIESISKHLDIIINDFVRSLDWDENRVHEEKTLLNQLLADATTYYDSEF
- a CDS encoding RimK family alpha-L-glutamate ligase, translating into MNIFILSVGEHVYSTKRLYDEAVKRGHDVSIINHMKCSIKLSGGKREIVYYGENIIDEPDIIIPRIGASATRHGAAVVKEFEMNDVFSSARSLGIIRAQNKVRTLQIMNRKGIPIPDTLFSVNPENIKEQIELLGGAPVIIKLQEGTQGMGVMLAESKKSAKSIIDTFYRMNMHILLQEFIKESNSEDIRVIVAGDKVITAMKRKGLDDDFRSNIHRGGSGSKVELTNKEKNMAIKAANYLGLPIAGVDLIRSKRGPLLIEVNSTPGLQGIEAYTKVNVAERIIKYLEKKCSIQNSRTRR
- a CDS encoding DEAD/DEAH box helicase, with amino-acid sequence MTFESLGLKKELLKAIEEKGYTTPSPIQEKAIPVILKGNDVLASAQTGTGKTAGFTLPILQIITDTKNPKFRPIRALILTPTRELASQIYDNVRDYSKHVNIKSTVIFGGVNPKKQIAAIRNGVDVLVATPGRLLDLHDQKALSLKRVDILILDEADRMLDMGFVRDIKKIIALLPNQRQNLLFSATFSKEIKKLAQGILTNPSLVEAAPENTTAEMVTQKIYRVPKSRKAAMVIELISKGNWDQVLIFTRTKHGANRLAEKLQKKDISSAAIHGNKSQSARTKALKGFKENSIRVLVATDIAARGIDIPLLPHVINYELPNIPEDYVHRIGRTGRAGASGEAISLVSREELEYVKSIEKLLQQKLKIVELEGFDLTPTEQSQQNRSSTKKPKSSQSNKPKRNFSRKKKTNDTKENNPKSTKNRRNNNKRRFKKGPRKDNG